TTCAAGACCGACCCGACCGACACTATCGATCAGAAGGGCATCGGTCGACTGATGAAGATTTGTGTCGAGGATGCCAAGGCAGTTAACCCGACGATCAAGCTCGGAATCTGCGGAGAGCACGGTGGAGAGCCGGACAGCGTCAAGTTCTGCCACAGGATCGGCCTGAACTACGTATCCTGCTCACCGAAGAGAATCCCGGTTGCCAGACTCGCTGCTGCACAGGCAGTTATCGAGGAGAAGAGCAAGTAATAAGCCTGATGGCTCAAATAAGATAGACGATCCCCTGGTCGGCACAGAGCCGGCTGGGGGATTTTTTGCATTTTAGTCAAAACGAACTGAGCGTAAAATCTAAAAAATTGAGCGTGGGGAGTTCGTTTTGACTCCTTTTTTATGTGAAGTTGCTCTTTTCTTCTCCAGAGCCGCGATTGCGCGGTACAGATGGACATCGATAGAGCGTTCATATCTGGTGATGCGCTCGTACGATGTAGTCGGGCGAAGTGGGTCTATCTGGCGGCACATTACGCGGTTCTCCATCGCCCGCGCACGCTCCAACCGGTACAGGCAGTCGGCTATACGCTTGACCAGTTCCTCTTCAAGTGCGTCCTCCGGCTGATAGTGGTCCCGCATGCGCTCGTGAATCTCCCGGGAGTTGACGCAGAGTTCCTCGGCAAGCTTTTCCAGGGCATGCGGAGCCCTGGCAGTAAGGCCGTGTTTCATGGCATTGAGCGAACTGCGCTTCTTGCCCTCTTCTGTTTTGGGTCCTGTGGCCATTTTAATCCTCCTCATCATCCATTTGCGCGCGTTTGATAATTTCGGCAAGAGCTTCAGACGGGTCGACCTGAGGCGCAGGCATAGTGATTTAGGTCTTGATGATACCGGCTACAATCTCCGCGGCGACCTCCACCTCTGACTGGGCGAGCAGGGCCGGGAAATCATCGATCACCTGGGCAAGGACACGGGTGCACTTGCGAGCGATTTTCTGGTGCTGGGTTGGGTTTAGCATGGTTTTCTCCTTTCTGAACTGGTTGACGGTCGGCTTGTGGTGGTGGAGGTTGGATGGATGTGAGTAAAAAATGCCTTCTATAATTAGAAAGCAACGAATCGGCCAAAATGTAGTTAACAGGCCATGATATTTCAGTTAAATGTTGTGCGCCTGTTGTATTCAAAGAATTTTTGCTTTCAGAATGATAGGCAGGCGGCCGATTAGTAGCCTGTGATATCATTTTTCGAACGCACTATAACTGTCTTTTGCAGCTCATTGTTATACTTTTCACATGAAGAAATGCCAATTATACATACATATGACCAGTTAGGATCAAATGAAAGCCCATTAGGAGCGATGCATTTTACGGTATCCCCGGAGCCGTCATCAATAACAAACGTTGATGATTGAGTATCAAGCTGTTTTATCTTGCCCCAGGTAGTAATGAGCAGCCCAATGTTGTTGACGCCACTATTTTTCATCCATTTATGCATCGGTTTGCCATTTGAATCAAAAATAATCCCGTAGCCCCAAACGCCCATTTGTAGTCCGTATTGCCCTCCGCCGAGTAAGCGGTTGTTAAGGCCTAAAGGCTTTATACTCCCACTTCCAGAGCGTGTATAGACAGCATTATAAATATACCGTTCTCCATTGACGTTTGTTGCAACATTGCCGCCAATATTCAATTCATCGCCTATATTAGGAATGGTTGCACTCTCAACTCGAATTCCACATGTTCTATCAGCATTTTCCACATAGAAGAAACCATCATATACCGCTGTGACAATCATCAATGCGCATGCAACGAACTTTCCCTCCTGGGCGAATTTAAATGCTGACGGTTGTGACAGTGCAGTTGACTGCTCTGCTGCCCAGGCCGAACCTGTTAGTGCTGTATCTATGGCTTGGACACTCCAGTAAAAATTGCGGGTGCTAGGTATTTTTAGTGTCCAAGATGTAGTGTTTGCGTAGCCTGGCACAGGTATACGCCTCTTGCCGGTAGTCAAATCAGCTTCACCGCTATAAATATCATCCTTACCTGGTTGAGTACCGACTTTAATTACATATGTCAGGTTGGCAGAAGCTGTTTGAGCATCGAATGAGGGGGCCCAATGGAATGTGGTACCTTCACCCGATACGATAGTGGTAAGGTGAGCAGGAGCTGACGGCGGTGTATTTCGCAATCCTGTGTCATTACGATATATGAGTATATGGTTTGGATATGCGTTATCATAAGCAAGTAAATCGATATCATTGTCGCCGTCATAATCGCCGACTGCCATTATTGTAGCTCCAGATATAATCGGATCTGTTGCCATAAACTGATTGTTGCCGAGGTTGTAGAAGCAGTAAAGAGATGTTCCAATGCAACACATAATATTCAGACTTCCACAATTGTCACAATCGGCCCATTGAATCAGGGAACTACCGGAGAGTCTCAAATTGATGTCTGAGAACTTATCACTACCATCATTATGGTAAACACGAGTATAAGAAGGGCTAACAAGATAATCGCCTGCGAGTATATCCTGACGCCCGTCACCATCATAGTCGCCCCAACACATGCTGCTGCCTCTTATGCTGTTTTCAGTAGCAACAAATAAGCCGTTGTCGCTGCGGTAGACGTGAATTGAATAGTCAAGTGGCATTTTATAGATTGCAAGATCCAAGTCACCGTCATTATCATAATCAGCCCAAGCTGATCCACATCCCCACGGTAGGCCGGTATCGACCTCTGCAAACGTGCCGTTATCATTGTGCAATATCTTACTTCCTGTTGCTAGATCCAAGTGCCCATCGTTATCATAATCGCCCCAAACAACTGATGCAGCACCAACTGTTGTGAATGTGACTGACTCAGTAAACTTGCCGCCTCCATCATTATGAAATATCTTAGTGACATAACCTCTCATATTTATTGGATCTGTGGTGCAGGACATTGCTAAATCCAGCCTGCCGTCATTGTCGTAATCACCCCAGGCCAGCGCGGTGCAGCATATTGCTGGAAGATTTGCCCCCGCATCTGTAAAGGTTCCACCATTATTGCGGTAGATTGCAATACTATAGACTCCGCCACTTACAATACCTGCCAACGCCAAATCCAGTTGACCATCATTATCATAATCACCCCAGGCGGCAGTGGAGGCGCTAAGTGTGGGCAGCCCGCATGATAGCTTTGTGAAGCTTTGTGCAGTGGCTGTATAATTCTCCGTGCTGATGTCACTAGTTATATTCTGATAGGACTTATTGGGAGGAGCAAACCAATAGCCGGGCTGGCTGGCTGTCACCTTGCCACTCCAGCCCATCGGAACACCTAATGCGTATGAACCGTCGGCATTAGTTACTGCAGAGATTCCATCATTAGTGCGGATGACTACCTGAGCTACTCCGGCACCTCCCGAAGTGCGAACATAACCTCTGATGCCTGGTAATGCAACAAATGAAGCTACAGGAGCCCAAGATGAACCTGCATACGACGTATCAATGGATTGAACACTCCAGTACAATGGGCCGCCCGGGCAGCCTTTGAGAGGACAAGACCACGACAGACATTTTTGAGCATTGCCGATGGCAGGTATGTAACGCAGTCCTGAGGATGCGTTGGCCATTGCAGAGATTACATCATTGCCACCCTGAATTGTTCCGACACGAACATTGTAAGAAAGCCCCAAGACAGGCGTTTCGGCATCACTACCAGGCAGCCATGAAAACACCACGCGACCATCGGCAACTTTAGCAGACAAGCCTGTGGGTGGTTGAGGTAGAATATTTCCAGCAAAGGTAGTGTTTTTAATTACACAAGTGGTGCTTGTGGAATATCCCCCAAGAAGTATATCCAGGTCACCGTCATTATTATAATCTGCCCAAATACATGAGTTATACGGAATAGACGTCCCCACATTGGTGGGTGCAAGTGTAATGCCTGAGTTTACAAATCCTGCATTATTGTCATTATGGAAAATTCCACAGCCGTTGACAAGGAGATCAAGGTCACCGTCATTGTCATAATCACCCCAGGCAACTGAATCGCACATAGATGGAAATGTGAAGTCTGAATTGGTAAAATGACCGTTTCCATCATTGGAATAGACTCTGACAAAACCTATGTTATTTTCTTTACCTGATACAGCTAAGTCTATATCACCATCGTTGTCATAGTCGCCTGCTGCCATATACCAACAAGCCAGATTGGAAAGTGCAGTATCAACAAGAGTAAATATGCCGTTGCCGTCATTGCGATAATATCTGGTGCCTGTTGCTTGCAACGTGCCGTTGTAACTTCCCTCACAATAAATAAGGTCCATGTCGCCATCATTGTCAAAGTCAGCCCAGGTAAGATCACCAAAAGCTCCTGGAAGATTCATTGTAGATGTAAATTTGCCGCCGCCATCGTTGTGATAGAACTTTATTGCTGGGGTGTTATACGGTATCGAACCAGCTAAAACAAGGTCGAGTTTGCCATCATTGTCGTAATCTATCCAACTTGCAGACCTTGCGTCAATACCTGATATTCTGATTTGCGAATCATTGAAAGTTCCCGAATCATTTCGGTAAATGGATGTTACATAGGTTGTCCAGTCGCTAGTGGCCAGGTCCAGGTCACCGTCGTTATCATAATCGCCCCAAGCAATACCACCTATAACTGAGCTAATAAGCGAAGTGTTGATATCGACGAGTTTTCCGTTATCGTTACGATATATGGCCTCTCCGTTAGTAAAATCAAGATCACCATCACCATCATAGTCACCCCAGGCTGCGCATTGGTTGACACCAAGTCCTGTATTGGCGTCGTCAAATCCGGCGATGAGGTAATCCTGATCCGGCATATCTGCGGTTACAGCCGAATATGACCTGCTTGCCGGGTCAAACCAGTGATTGGTTTTGCTCAGCACTATAGTTCCGCTCCAACCGGACAGCACGCCAAGGTTATAGTATCCACTAGAGTCCGTAAGCGTAGATCGGGAGCCGTCATCCGTTGCCACTATTACGCCTGAAACACCTGCGCCAAAACGAGTTTTTACATGACCTGTAATTGCCGGCAGGTACATGGATTGCTCTTGAGACCAAGCAGAGGCCGCAAAAGCAGAGTCGATAGCCTGAACTGACCAGTAATATGTCCCACCACTAAGGTTGTTAAATGTCCAGGACTGTGAGCTGGTCTTTCCAATCGTAGGCAAGCGTCGCTGTCCGGTAGCTATATCGGCCATACCGGAAGAGACATCCTGAGTTCCTGGAGATCTTCCTATACGGAGGTTGTATGTTAGTCCTGATGATGGGGTTTTATCATCTGTAGCCGGATCCCAACTGTATTTGATCCCCCCGTTTAATATCTGTGCGTTAAGGTGCTGAGGAGCGCTCGGAACTCCATTGGCAGCCTCAGCATCACTGTGCAGAATCTTGGTTATAAACTGGGATGACTGCGTCCCAGCTATCGCAAGATCAAGGCGCCCATCTCCGTCATAATCTCCGCAGGCAATTACACCGGGCTGAAGTGCTGCAAGCTGCAATCCACTATTTATAAATGTACCGTCATCATTTCTGTATATTCCGGCCCCGGTACCGCCTTCAATGGCGAGATCCATATCTCCGTCATTGTCATAGTCATCCCAGACAATAGAACCATATAAAATCCCCGGAATCGACGCACCGATATCTACAAACTTACCGCTCTCATTATGATAGATATTTGTCGCGGGTGTTAGTTTGTAATTGATGTTGGCGCCACCGCCGATAGCAAGGTCAAGTTGACCATCATTATCATAGTCACCCCAGGCAACAGAGCCATAATAAAGCGGCGGTAAACCAGCTTTGATGTCAGTGAACTTGCCGTTTCCGTCATTGCGCACAATAGCGCTGGCATATGATCCCACTATTACTAAATCCAGGTCACCGTCGGAATCATAGTCTCCCCAAGCGATGGCATTACCAGATGTATAAGGAATACTCGCAGATATTTGCGTAAAGGAACTGCTATCGTTGCGATAAATAAATGTTCCACTAGAAACGCTGAGAGCAATATCCAAGTCGCCATCATTGTCGTAATCGCCCCAGGCAATACGACTGTATGTACCACCCATAAGTCCTATACCGGCGTCAACAAATACGCCGTTTCCATCATTGCGGTAGATTTTGCCAACGGACCCAGCACTTCCATATCCCGTGAGTGCTAAATCTAGGTCACCATCATTATCATAGTCACCCCAGGTAAGAGAACCACGATAAATACCAGCTAGAACCGCACTTATATCAGTAAAATTGCCGCCACCATTGTTGTGGTAAATTCGTGTGATGCATGAAGATGATGATATGCACCCTGCGATGGCAATATCCAGTTTTCCATCATTGTCATAATCGCCCCAGGCAATAGCCGCGTCAGTCACGGCTGGAAACCCGGCGTTGATGTCTGTAAAAGTTACACATTGAGTAATTTGCAATGAGCCGAAGAAGAACCCGATAAATGATACGACAACGGCAATTGATTTGGTCATCACCTTAAGAACCTATCCTCTGTAGCAATAGTATCTAATATCGTTAGTTTGCCATGTTATCGTGCAGAGGTCAAGTTCCATATTAGCATAATTGCATAAATCAAGGGTTTTATCTTCAGATCATGAAATATATAATTGAGGAACTTGATTATGTAGAATGAATATTTGATTTTATGTGCTATTGCAATAACAAGAATTAACATATAATGTGGATTAGAACTCATAATCGATAGAGGGAGGATAGCTGCGCGAGTGGTGTAATTAGTGTTTGGAAAACAAAAATATGCCAAACACACAAAGACTATCCTCACCATCATTTTATGTTTTGTTGATAGTCATATATATCAATCAAAAGCTGCATAGACCAGGCTTAGCTATCAAATCACTTGTCGCCTAATTCACATTAGGAGTAAGAATTAAAAAGTCTTTCAGTCGTTTCTGACTGCTCATTGTTGGCTCGACTCTGCCGTTTTCCCAAAATGAAATGGTAGTAGCAGTTACTTCTAAACGATTAGCCATTTCCTTCGTACTAGGCCCCAAGCGTTTTCGACACATCCGTATTTTCTCCCCAAGACTCATTGCCGAGATGTTATCAAAGGGATTATAGCCTAAGAAATCAATTATCTTTGGTATTACTTTTACAGTAGGCGAGTAATCTCCCTTGCCCTAGTCTGATATGGAGCGATACGAAACGCCTAGTAGTCTTTCAGCACCTCTTAATGTCAGTCCCAGATCAAGTCGTCGTTTCCTTATGTGTTCTCCTAAGGTCTTTGGATCATGTGGATAGCTCAATGAAAGCGGTTTTTGAGCTTGGAGGACTATATGGCAAAATGGCAACACAACCAGGCAAAATGTGATGAAATGACCGGTAAATTTCAGCTAAATGTTGTTCACTGGTTGTGGACTAGCAATGCGTGTTTGGTGTTGAGTGATGATGTTTGGCTTTCAAAGAATCTGCGTTTTGTGGGTGAAGGATATGCTGTCATATTATGTTTCACAGTTTAATGTGGCAGGATACTTCTGTACCCCGCCGCATTAAACACTCTCTCTAGACATCGGCAAGAACCGTCTCATGCTCTTGAGAGTCCGGCTTGCTTACCGACTTGCGATATGCTCTTGGGAAGAACTTGCGGAGAAATGCTTTCCAAGCGTCATCAACTATCGTGAAAACAACTGGTATTACGATCAAAGTCAGCAGCGTCGAAAGAGCTAAACCGCCGATAACCGCAATAGCCATTGGTGAACGTGATTCGGATCCCTGGCTGAGAGCTAGTGCAGTAGGCGTCATTCCTCCGATCATGGCAAGGGTCGTCATTAAAATAGGCCGCAGCCTGGTCGGTCCAGCTTCAAGCAGCGCTTCATTGCGGCTCTTGCCCCGGCTCATCAGTGTATTAGTGTAATCGACCAGCAAAATCGCATTCTTTGTTACAAGACCGATCAGCATGATAATACCAATCATAGCAGTTACACCCATTGATTTGCCTGTAATCAGCAGAGCAAGTAACGCTCCG
The DNA window shown above is from bacterium and carries:
- a CDS encoding helix-turn-helix domain-containing protein, which gives rise to MSLGEKIRMCRKRLGPSTKEMANRLEVTATTISFWENGRVEPTMSSQKRLKDFLILTPNVN
- a CDS encoding FG-GAP-like repeat-containing protein; translated protein: MTKSIAVVVSFIGFFFGSLQITQCVTFTDINAGFPAVTDAAIAWGDYDNDGKLDIAIAGCISSSSCITRIYHNNGGGNFTDISAVLAGIYRGSLTWGDYDNDGDLDLALTGYGSAGSVGKIYRNDGNGVFVDAGIGLMGGTYSRIAWGDYDNDGDLDIALSVSSGTFIYRNDSSSFTQISASIPYTSGNAIAWGDYDSDGDLDLVIVGSYASAIVRNDGNGKFTDIKAGLPPLYYGSVAWGDYDNDGQLDLAIGGGANINYKLTPATNIYHNESGKFVDIGASIPGILYGSIVWDDYDNDGDMDLAIEGGTGAGIYRNDDGTFINSGLQLAALQPGVIACGDYDGDGRLDLAIAGTQSSQFITKILHSDAEAANGVPSAPQHLNAQILNGGIKYSWDPATDDKTPSSGLTYNLRIGRSPGTQDVSSGMADIATGQRRLPTIGKTSSQSWTFNNLSGGTYYWSVQAIDSAFAASAWSQEQSMYLPAITGHVKTRFGAGVSGVIVATDDGSRSTLTDSSGYYNLGVLSGWSGTIVLSKTNHWFDPASRSYSAVTADMPDQDYLIAGFDDANTGLGVNQCAAWGDYDGDGDLDFTNGEAIYRNDNGKLVDINTSLISSVIGGIAWGDYDNDGDLDLATSDWTTYVTSIYRNDSGTFNDSQIRISGIDARSASWIDYDNDGKLDLVLAGSIPYNTPAIKFYHNDGGGKFTSTMNLPGAFGDLTWADFDNDGDMDLIYCEGSYNGTLQATGTRYYRNDGNGIFTLVDTALSNLACWYMAAGDYDNDGDIDLAVSGKENNIGFVRVYSNDGNGHFTNSDFTFPSMCDSVAWGDYDNDGDLDLLVNGCGIFHNDNNAGFVNSGITLAPTNVGTSIPYNSCIWADYNNDGDLDILLGGYSTSTTCVIKNTTFAGNILPQPPTGLSAKVADGRVVFSWLPGSDAETPVLGLSYNVRVGTIQGGNDVISAMANASSGLRYIPAIGNAQKCLSWSCPLKGCPGGPLYWSVQSIDTSYAGSSWAPVASFVALPGIRGYVRTSGGAGVAQVVIRTNDGISAVTNADGSYALGVPMGWSGKVTASQPGYWFAPPNKSYQNITSDISTENYTATAQSFTKLSCGLPTLSASTAAWGDYDNDGQLDLALAGIVSGGVYSIAIYRNNGGTFTDAGANLPAICCTALAWGDYDNDGRLDLAMSCTTDPINMRGYVTKIFHNDGGGKFTESVTFTTVGAASVVWGDYDNDGHLDLATGSKILHNDNGTFAEVDTGLPWGCGSAWADYDNDGDLDLAIYKMPLDYSIHVYRSDNGLFVATENSIRGSSMCWGDYDGDGRQDILAGDYLVSPSYTRVYHNDGSDKFSDINLRLSGSSLIQWADCDNCGSLNIMCCIGTSLYCFYNLGNNQFMATDPIISGATIMAVGDYDGDNDIDLLAYDNAYPNHILIYRNDTGLRNTPPSAPAHLTTIVSGEGTTFHWAPSFDAQTASANLTYVIKVGTQPGKDDIYSGEADLTTGKRRIPVPGYANTTSWTLKIPSTRNFYWSVQAIDTALTGSAWAAEQSTALSQPSAFKFAQEGKFVACALMIVTAVYDGFFYVENADRTCGIRVESATIPNIGDELNIGGNVATNVNGERYIYNAVYTRSGSGSIKPLGLNNRLLGGGQYGLQMGVWGYGIIFDSNGKPMHKWMKNSGVNNIGLLITTWGKIKQLDTQSSTFVIDDGSGDTVKCIAPNGLSFDPNWSYVCIIGISSCEKYNNELQKTVIVRSKNDITGY